In Cervus elaphus chromosome 5, mCerEla1.1, whole genome shotgun sequence, the following proteins share a genomic window:
- the PHETA1 gene encoding sesquipedalian-1 — MKLNERSLAFYATCDTPADNTGFLYKKGGRHAAYHRRWFVLRGNMLFYFEDAASREPVGVIILEGCTVELVEAAEEFAFAVRFAGSRARTYVLAAESQAAMEGWVKALSRASFDYLRLVVRELEQQLAAVRAGGGPPPARRPRALPSKENGCAVWSAETPAASASVRANPGSRPGPEPPPLPPRRRASAPNGPLDSASFAQLHEWYGQEIRALRSQWLSSQAQP; from the coding sequence ATGAAGCTGAACGAGCGCAGCCTGGCCTTCTACGCCACCTGCGACACCCCGGCCGACAACACGGGCTTCCTGTACAAGAAGGGCGGCCGGCACGCGGCCTACCACCGCCGCTGGTTCGTGCTGCGCGGCAACATGCTCTTCTACTTCGAGGACGCGGCCAGCCGCGAGCCGGTGGGCGTCATCATCCTGGAGGGCTGCACCGTGGAGCTGGTGGAGGCCGCCGAGGAGTTCGCCTTCGCCGTGCGCTTCGCCGGGTCGCGGGCCCGCACCTACGTGCTGGCGGCCGAGAGCCAGGCCGCCATGGAGGGCTGGGTGAAGGCGCTGTCGCGGGCCAGCTTCGACTACCTGCGGCTGGTGGTGCGCGAGCTGGAGCAGCAGCTGGCGGCCGTGCGCGCGGGCGGCGGCCCACCCCCGGCCCGCAGGCCGCGCGCGCTCCCGTCCAAGGAGAACGGCTGCGCGGTCTGGAGCGCCGAGACCCCCGCCGCCTCCGCCTCCGTCAGGGCCAATCCCGGCTCCCGGCCCGGCCCCGAGCCCCCGCCACTGCCGCCCCGCCGGCGGGCCTCGGCGCCCAACGGGCCTCTAGATTCCGCCTCCTTCGCCCAGCTGCACGAGTGGTACGGACAGGAGATCAGGGCGCTGAGGAGCCAGTGGCTCAGCAGCCAGGCCCAGCCCTGA